A window of the Mucilaginibacter sp. cycad4 genome harbors these coding sequences:
- a CDS encoding DUF4293 domain-containing protein yields the protein MLQRIQSIYLLFASLVLFALFFFPLAHNVYINDKPSSIMVTGIYQDVNGVQQHTQTFVALTVITAIVALVPLVIIFLYKNRKQQIAFCYSAILVLIGYSFWMAQTVKGAAGNITLDTRTMGIGLFLTSLSIILIIFAQKSIKKDEKLVKSADRLR from the coding sequence ATGCTGCAACGCATTCAAAGCATTTACCTTCTATTCGCCAGCCTTGTGCTGTTCGCCCTTTTCTTTTTTCCGCTTGCCCATAACGTTTATATTAATGATAAGCCCTCAAGCATCATGGTTACCGGTATTTACCAGGATGTGAACGGTGTGCAGCAACATACGCAAACATTTGTTGCACTTACCGTTATAACAGCTATTGTAGCCCTTGTACCGCTGGTTATCATTTTTCTATATAAAAACCGCAAACAGCAAATAGCCTTCTGCTACAGCGCTATACTGGTGCTTATCGGCTATAGTTTCTGGATGGCACAAACTGTTAAAGGTGCAGCAGGCAACATTACGCTTGATACGCGCACGATGGGCATTGGCCTGTTCCTTACATCATTAAGTATCATACTGATCATCTTTGCCCAAAAAAGCATTAAGAAAGATGAGAAGCTGGTAAAATCGGCCGATAGGTTGAGGTAG
- a CDS encoding ABC transporter ATP-binding protein, which produces MHYVKPYNKTFVIATFLTIFIAANALLQPILIQRTLDVNILNDDYNGLVFMVELMIAQLIIQTIAQYYQTYLTNALGQYVIRDLRIDIFNHITSLRLKYFDRTPIGMLITRTVSDLETIADIFSEGLISIMGDMLLVVAVIGYMLWQDWRLALITLIPMPFLFASTYVFKEAIKSSFQEVRTQVARLNTFLAEHISGISVIQIFAREDQEMRKFKAVNEKYRDANIRSNWYYSIFFPVVEILFAICMGLLVWYGCKRMLSDSQMMNITASGKGITPGLITSFIVLLNMLFRPIRQLADKFNTLQMGMVGADRIFKVLDTDEVAENKGTLTTGRLQGDISFDKVWFAYNDENWVLKNISFHIKPGETLALVGATGAGKSSTINILNRFYEIGKGCVRVDGHDIHDYDVNYLRSQIATVIQDVFLFSDTIANNISLNNPTITRDQIVAAAKDVGAHDFIERLPGGYDYNVMERGSTLSAGQSQLISFIRALVYNPAILVLDEATSSVDTETEILIQNAINKLMEGRTAIVIAHRLSTIQNADRIIVLDHGEIMEMGTHQELLKIENGHYRKLYDLQFNSAGIAR; this is translated from the coding sequence ATGCACTATGTTAAGCCATATAACAAAACATTTGTAATAGCCACCTTTCTTACCATTTTTATAGCGGCTAATGCTTTGCTACAGCCAATCCTGATTCAGCGTACACTGGATGTTAATATTTTGAACGACGATTATAATGGTCTCGTTTTTATGGTTGAGCTGATGATAGCTCAATTGATCATTCAAACCATTGCGCAGTATTACCAAACTTATTTAACCAACGCGCTGGGCCAATATGTGATCCGCGATTTAAGGATTGATATTTTCAATCACATCACCAGTTTAAGATTAAAATACTTCGACCGTACGCCTATCGGTATGCTCATCACCCGCACGGTATCCGACCTGGAAACTATTGCCGATATTTTTTCGGAAGGCTTGATCTCTATTATGGGCGATATGCTGCTGGTAGTTGCCGTGATTGGCTACATGCTTTGGCAGGATTGGCGGCTGGCCCTCATTACCCTCATCCCGATGCCATTCCTTTTTGCATCAACCTATGTATTTAAAGAGGCTATCAAATCATCATTCCAGGAGGTGCGTACCCAGGTGGCACGGCTCAACACTTTTTTGGCCGAGCATATTTCGGGCATCAGCGTAATCCAGATCTTCGCCCGTGAAGACCAGGAGATGCGCAAGTTTAAAGCCGTAAACGAAAAGTACCGCGATGCCAATATCCGCTCCAACTGGTACTATTCGATATTTTTTCCTGTAGTAGAAATTTTGTTTGCCATTTGCATGGGCCTGCTGGTTTGGTATGGTTGTAAAAGGATGTTGTCTGACAGTCAAATGATGAATATTACCGCATCAGGTAAGGGTATCACTCCCGGATTGATCACCAGTTTTATCGTATTGCTCAACATGCTATTCAGGCCCATCCGTCAGCTGGCGGATAAATTTAACACCTTGCAAATGGGGATGGTAGGTGCCGACAGGATTTTTAAAGTACTGGATACCGATGAGGTAGCCGAAAATAAAGGCACACTTACAACAGGCAGGCTGCAGGGCGATATCAGTTTTGATAAAGTATGGTTTGCTTATAATGATGAAAACTGGGTGCTGAAAAACATCAGCTTCCATATCAAACCCGGCGAAACACTGGCATTGGTTGGCGCAACCGGCGCAGGTAAATCATCAACCATTAATATCCTGAACCGCTTTTATGAAATTGGCAAAGGTTGTGTAAGAGTTGATGGACATGATATTCATGATTATGATGTAAACTACCTGCGCTCACAGATAGCTACTGTAATACAGGATGTTTTTTTGTTCAGCGATACCATTGCCAATAATATCAGCCTCAATAACCCCACTATTACCCGCGACCAGATCGTAGCTGCAGCCAAGGATGTTGGCGCACATGATTTTATCGAACGGCTGCCGGGCGGGTATGATTATAATGTGATGGAGCGCGGCTCAACACTTTCGGCAGGGCAATCACAGTTGATCTCTTTTATCAGAGCTTTGGTTTATAATCCTGCAATTTTGGTTTTGGACGAAGCAACTTCATCTGTTGATACCGAAACGGAGATCCTGATCCAGAATGCCATCAATAAATTAATGGAAGGCCGTACCGCCATAGTGATAGCCCACAGGCTTTCCACCATTCAAAATGCCGACAGGATCATCGTGCTTGACCATGGCGAGATCATGGAAATGGGTACCCACCAGGAACTACTCAAAATTGAGAACGGCCATTACCGTAAGTTGTATGACCTGCAGTTTAATTCGGCAGGGATTGCGAGGTGA
- a CDS encoding undecaprenyl-diphosphate phosphatase, producing MNLIHVIILAIIEGITEFLPVSSTGHMIIASSVMGIAADPFVKLFTIAIQLGAILSVVFLYWRRFLQSVNFYLKLFVAFIPAAVFGVLFSKKIDALLESALTVGITLFVGGIILLFVDKWFNKPVVKEEKDISNLTALKIGFFQCLAMIPGTSRSAATIVGGMAQKLSRTAAAEFSFFLAVPTMFAATAKKLYDFHKEGHVFTGEEIKLLAIGNIIAFIVAMLAIKTFITFLERRGFQIFGWYRIVIGAVIIGLILSGHPLQTV from the coding sequence ATGAATCTCATCCATGTTATTATCCTTGCAATTATTGAAGGGATAACTGAATTTTTGCCCGTATCGTCGACAGGGCACATGATCATTGCCTCATCAGTAATGGGCATAGCCGCCGATCCTTTTGTTAAACTTTTTACTATTGCCATACAACTGGGCGCAATCTTATCAGTAGTGTTCCTGTACTGGAGAAGGTTCCTGCAATCGGTTAATTTTTATCTAAAACTGTTCGTCGCTTTTATACCGGCAGCGGTGTTTGGTGTATTGTTTAGTAAAAAGATAGATGCTCTGTTGGAGAGCGCGCTTACTGTTGGTATTACCCTGTTTGTTGGCGGCATTATTTTATTGTTTGTTGATAAATGGTTTAACAAACCTGTGGTTAAAGAAGAAAAAGATATCAGTAATTTAACTGCTCTTAAAATAGGCTTTTTCCAGTGTTTGGCCATGATCCCCGGTACATCGCGTTCGGCTGCTACCATTGTTGGTGGTATGGCACAGAAACTGAGCCGTACTGCAGCTGCCGAGTTTTCATTCTTTTTAGCTGTGCCTACTATGTTTGCCGCAACTGCAAAAAAGCTTTATGACTTTCATAAAGAAGGGCATGTATTTACCGGCGAAGAGATTAAGCTGCTGGCCATAGGCAATATTATTGCTTTTATTGTTGCCATGCTGGCTATTAAAACATTCATCACTTTTCTTGAGCGCCGTGGCTTCCAGATTTTTGGCTGGTACCGTATTGTGATTGGAGCTGTTATTATAGGATTAATTTTGAGCGGACACCCGTTGCAAACGGTGTAA
- a CDS encoding ABC transporter permease, translated as MEEFEASASSKKTKTIYISTVFGIAMVLLMVGLLGLILVYAKNISSYVKENIVLNIFVDDAAHESDVLQLQKQLDGNVMVKQTQYVSKELAARNLQKDLGEDFVKFLGYNPLSQSVDVYLKAEYANNKDIEKFKAELLKNPLIKEVKYQQSLVDQMNQNVTTISLIILTFAGIFVVLSVALINNTIRLAIYSQRFLIKSMQLVGATKGFIRKPFLLYGIWHGLLGGLIAIILLIGTLYVAYDNVPDLVFLQNYTEFGIVFLVVVGLGIFISGFSTFLAVNKFLRLKIYDLYR; from the coding sequence ATGGAAGAATTTGAAGCAAGCGCATCCTCCAAAAAGACAAAAACCATCTACATTTCAACTGTATTTGGTATTGCCATGGTGTTGTTAATGGTAGGGCTGCTGGGTTTAATACTGGTGTACGCTAAAAATATTTCGAGCTATGTTAAAGAAAACATCGTGCTTAATATTTTTGTTGATGATGCCGCCCACGAAAGCGATGTACTACAGCTTCAAAAACAGTTGGATGGCAACGTAATGGTAAAACAAACCCAGTACGTAAGTAAAGAGCTTGCCGCCCGTAACCTGCAAAAAGACCTTGGTGAAGACTTTGTAAAGTTTTTAGGTTATAACCCGCTATCGCAATCAGTTGATGTTTACCTGAAAGCAGAGTATGCTAACAACAAGGATATTGAAAAGTTTAAAGCCGAACTGCTTAAGAACCCATTGATAAAAGAGGTTAAATATCAACAATCACTGGTTGACCAGATGAACCAGAATGTTACCACCATCAGTTTGATCATCCTTACCTTCGCCGGTATTTTTGTGGTACTTTCGGTAGCGTTGATTAACAATACCATCAGGCTGGCTATTTATTCGCAGCGTTTCCTGATCAAATCAATGCAGTTGGTAGGGGCTACAAAAGGGTTTATCCGCAAGCCTTTTTTATTGTACGGGATCTGGCATGGTTTATTAGGCGGTTTAATCGCCATTATCCTGTTGATAGGTACGCTGTATGTAGCTTACGATAATGTACCCGACCTGGTGTTTTTACAAAACTACACCGAGTTTGGCATCGTGTTTTTAGTTGTTGTTGGCCTGGGTATTTTTATATCAGGCTTCAGCACCTTTTTAGCGGTTAACAAGTTTTTACGTTTAAAAATATACGATCTGTACAGATAA
- the truA gene encoding tRNA pseudouridine(38-40) synthase TruA, giving the protein MSTNQRYFIELAYNGTAYHGWQIQQNAISVQELLNKALSTILRQPIETTGCGRTDTGVHAKEFFAHFDVLVNGSLFIDHSKAVDHEPSTINYEQVVRGLNALLPPDIAIKNIIPVHADAHARFDATSRSYQYHIHFNKDPFLQGASWQLRDVPNIDLMNRAAAIIMEYIDFSCFSKSNTQVKTNNCKITRAEWVKTGSGIVFNITADRFLRNMVRAIVGTLMMIGREEMPPEGIREIIESKNRSNAGTSVPACGLYLTEVKYPYPLSPAP; this is encoded by the coding sequence GTGAGCACCAATCAGCGTTATTTTATTGAACTGGCCTACAACGGCACCGCCTATCACGGCTGGCAAATACAGCAAAATGCCATAAGTGTGCAGGAACTGTTAAACAAAGCGCTGAGTACCATACTGCGGCAGCCTATAGAAACAACCGGTTGCGGCCGTACAGATACAGGAGTACATGCTAAAGAATTCTTTGCGCATTTTGATGTGTTAGTTAATGGTTCATTGTTCATAGATCATAGTAAGGCTGTTGACCATGAACCATCAACTATTAACTATGAACAAGTGGTGAGGGGCCTCAACGCCCTGCTCCCACCTGATATCGCCATAAAAAATATTATCCCGGTGCATGCCGATGCTCACGCCCGGTTTGATGCTACATCGCGCTCATACCAATACCATATCCATTTTAATAAAGACCCTTTTTTGCAGGGGGCTTCCTGGCAGTTGCGTGATGTGCCCAATATCGATCTGATGAACAGGGCAGCAGCTATCATAATGGAGTACATTGATTTTAGCTGCTTCAGCAAATCAAATACCCAGGTAAAAACTAATAATTGTAAAATAACCCGTGCTGAGTGGGTGAAAACCGGCAGTGGCATAGTTTTTAATATTACAGCCGACAGGTTTTTGCGCAACATGGTGCGGGCCATTGTGGGTACGCTGATGATGATCGGTCGGGAAGAAATGCCCCCCGAAGGCATCCGTGAAATTATCGAAAGTAAAAACCGCTCAAATGCCGGCACCAGCGTACCTGCCTGCGGCTTGTATTTAACGGAGGTTAAATATCCATACCCGTTAAGCCCCGCCCCCTAA
- a CDS encoding NAD(P)H-dependent glycerol-3-phosphate dehydrogenase, with amino-acid sequence MDKKLNKITVVGGGSWATANIKMLIDNTTPKEIFWWMRNAEAVEHLQKFARNPHYLSSVEIKLPEQNISTDLKPLIEAADIVLLNVPAAFLKDALKDITAADLKGKKIVSAIKGIVPDENLIIAEFLHQKYDISFDDFMVISGPCHAEEVALEKLSYLTIASGDTELASAFAGMINTRYIKTNISDDIYGTEYGAVLKNVYAIASGICHGVGYGDNFQAVLISNAIRELERFVAAVHPIDRDIKESAYLGDLLVTAYSQFSRNRTFGNMIGKGYTVTSAQLEMNMVAEGYYAVNCLHEVNKQYGVSIPICEAVYAILYQKRSPVIEMRNLAEKLS; translated from the coding sequence ATGGATAAAAAATTAAACAAGATCACAGTTGTTGGCGGGGGGAGCTGGGCTACGGCCAATATCAAAATGCTTATCGACAACACCACCCCAAAAGAAATTTTTTGGTGGATGCGTAATGCCGAAGCTGTGGAACATCTGCAAAAGTTTGCGCGTAACCCGCATTACCTGAGTTCGGTGGAGATCAAACTTCCCGAACAAAATATATCTACCGATCTGAAACCGCTTATCGAGGCTGCTGATATTGTATTGCTTAATGTACCGGCTGCTTTTTTGAAAGATGCGCTAAAAGATATTACAGCTGCCGACCTGAAAGGAAAGAAAATAGTATCGGCCATTAAAGGCATAGTGCCCGACGAAAACCTGATAATTGCCGAATTTCTGCATCAAAAATACGATATATCGTTTGATGATTTTATGGTGATCAGCGGGCCATGCCATGCCGAAGAAGTTGCGCTTGAAAAATTATCATACTTAACAATAGCCTCAGGTGATACTGAACTGGCATCGGCTTTTGCAGGCATGATCAATACCCGGTATATCAAAACCAATATATCCGACGATATCTATGGCACCGAATACGGCGCGGTATTAAAGAATGTGTACGCCATTGCCAGCGGTATTTGCCATGGCGTGGGTTATGGCGATAACTTCCAGGCGGTGCTGATATCAAATGCCATTCGCGAACTGGAGCGTTTTGTGGCGGCTGTGCACCCTATCGACAGGGATATCAAGGAGTCGGCTTACCTGGGCGATTTACTGGTTACAGCTTATTCGCAATTTAGCCGTAACCGTACATTTGGCAATATGATAGGCAAAGGATATACAGTAACATCGGCCCAACTGGAAATGAACATGGTTGCCGAAGGATACTATGCAGTAAATTGCCTACATGAGGTTAACAAGCAATATGGGGTAAGCATCCCTATTTGCGAGGCTGTTTATGCTATTTTATATCAAAAACGCTCACCTGTGATAGAAATGAGAAATTTGGCCGAAAAATTGAGTTGA
- a CDS encoding DEAD/DEAH box helicase, whose protein sequence is MNNPFIELGIRHDIVNAISELGFENPTPIQEQSIPVLLTGSNDFVGLAQTGTGKTAAFGLPLLELLDFEENHPQALVLCPTRELCLQIANDIKNYSKKMNNVHVVAVYGGASIMDQLRQIKRGVQIVVATPGRMLDIINRKAIDFSAVKYVVLDEADEMLNMGFQEDIDSILSTTPEEKKTWLFSATMPAEVRRIAKKYMDNPFELTMGAKNTGNANIEHEYYIVRARDKYAAFKRIVDFNPDIFGIVFCRTKIETQEIAESLIKDGYNADSLHGDLSQQQRDKVMKRYRERSLQLLIATDVAARGIDVNDVTHVINYSLPDEIENYTHRSGRTARAGKTGVSISIVNAKELGKIRQIERVIGKKFVKAEIPTGFDVCEKQLFSIVHKVHNVTVNEEQIEQYLPRIYDEFKDFTKEDFIKRFASIEFNRFLDYYKNAPDLNASVEEGRNRFEERGERGNGVRGNFTRLFINLGSVDEFNRGDLLGYICNTTKISGRTVGKIDVKGVYSFFEVQNEDVDKVMASFKEAEYKGRPVRIEISGEGTSDNRGSGERREGGYRGGDRREGGYRGGDRREGGYRGGERREGGGYRGNEKREHNGGGGFRDFSGKPREDRPERRRRF, encoded by the coding sequence ATGAACAACCCATTTATTGAACTGGGAATCCGTCATGATATTGTTAATGCCATCTCTGAGTTAGGATTTGAAAATCCTACACCAATCCAGGAGCAGTCAATCCCGGTATTGTTAACAGGCAGCAACGATTTTGTCGGATTAGCCCAAACCGGGACCGGAAAAACTGCTGCCTTTGGCCTACCATTGTTGGAACTGCTTGATTTCGAAGAAAATCATCCACAGGCACTTGTTTTATGCCCAACACGCGAACTTTGTTTACAAATCGCGAACGACATCAAGAATTACTCCAAAAAAATGAACAACGTACACGTTGTTGCCGTTTATGGAGGTGCAAGCATTATGGATCAATTACGCCAGATCAAACGCGGCGTTCAGATCGTAGTAGCTACACCAGGTCGTATGCTTGATATCATAAACCGTAAGGCTATCGACTTTTCGGCTGTGAAGTATGTAGTATTGGATGAGGCTGACGAAATGCTCAATATGGGCTTTCAGGAAGACATTGATAGTATCTTATCTACCACACCCGAAGAGAAAAAAACCTGGCTATTCTCGGCCACCATGCCTGCCGAAGTTAGGCGGATTGCCAAAAAGTACATGGACAATCCGTTTGAGCTTACTATGGGCGCAAAAAACACCGGCAATGCCAATATCGAGCACGAGTACTATATAGTACGTGCACGTGACAAGTATGCCGCTTTTAAACGTATTGTTGATTTTAACCCTGATATTTTTGGGATCGTATTTTGCCGTACCAAAATTGAAACTCAGGAAATTGCTGAATCACTGATCAAAGACGGCTACAATGCCGATTCATTGCACGGTGACCTTTCACAGCAACAACGCGATAAAGTGATGAAACGCTACCGCGAGCGCAGCCTGCAATTGTTAATTGCTACTGACGTTGCCGCCCGTGGTATCGACGTTAATGACGTTACGCACGTTATCAATTATTCATTACCTGACGAAATTGAAAATTACACCCACCGTAGCGGTCGTACAGCCCGTGCCGGTAAAACAGGTGTATCTATCTCTATCGTAAACGCTAAAGAATTAGGCAAGATTCGTCAGATTGAGCGTGTTATTGGTAAAAAGTTTGTAAAAGCCGAAATCCCAACAGGTTTCGATGTTTGCGAAAAACAATTATTCTCTATCGTTCACAAAGTACATAACGTTACTGTAAACGAAGAACAGATTGAGCAGTACCTGCCGCGTATTTACGACGAGTTTAAAGATTTCACCAAGGAGGATTTCATTAAACGTTTTGCTTCAATTGAATTTAACCGTTTCCTTGATTACTATAAAAACGCTCCCGACCTGAATGCCAGCGTTGAAGAAGGCCGTAACAGGTTTGAAGAACGCGGCGAACGCGGCAATGGCGTAAGAGGCAACTTTACCCGTTTGTTTATAAACTTAGGTTCTGTTGACGAGTTTAACCGTGGCGATTTGCTGGGTTACATTTGCAACACAACCAAAATCAGCGGTCGTACCGTAGGTAAGATCGATGTTAAAGGTGTGTACTCATTCTTTGAAGTACAGAACGAGGACGTTGATAAAGTGATGGCCAGCTTCAAAGAAGCCGAATATAAAGGTCGCCCTGTGAGAATAGAGATCTCTGGCGAAGGTACCAGCGATAACCGTGGCAGTGGCGAACGCCGCGAAGGCGGATATCGCGGAGGTGATCGTCGCGAAGGAGGATACCGAGGTGGTGATCGTCGTGAAGGCGGATACCGTGGTGGCGAACGTCGTGAAGGCGGTGGCTATCGTGGTAACGAAAAGCGCGAACATAATGGTGGCGGTGGTTTCCGTGATTTTTCAGGCAAACCCCGTGAAGATCGCCCGGAACGCAGAAGGAGATTTTAA
- a CDS encoding DUF892 family protein: MAPISEQNPEDVKFENAHLKRIFLEHLNSIYFGKKHLIDFFEEIKELASLAYLKEAVEECYEATHKQLIQLDSIYDAINETPSKTMVLGIKAMTLEAYISAIKTGKTAMERDVFIVFYVQIIEGIEITYFDVLRNLAKAIGYSNTFINKPFNLAVKNKLAFEAIYKAYITEPA; this comes from the coding sequence ATGGCCCCTATTAGTGAACAAAACCCCGAAGACGTTAAATTTGAGAATGCCCACTTAAAAAGGATTTTCCTTGAGCACCTGAACAGTATTTATTTTGGCAAGAAACATTTGATTGATTTTTTTGAAGAGATAAAAGAGCTTGCATCCCTGGCCTATTTAAAGGAGGCTGTAGAAGAATGTTATGAAGCCACCCACAAGCAGCTTATCCAGCTTGACTCGATTTACGATGCCATTAATGAAACGCCATCAAAAACAATGGTGCTTGGCATAAAAGCGATGACGCTTGAAGCCTATATATCGGCCATTAAAACCGGGAAAACAGCCATGGAGCGCGACGTGTTCATTGTATTTTATGTACAGATCATTGAAGGTATTGAGATAACTTATTTTGATGTTTTGCGAAACCTGGCAAAAGCCATTGGCTATAGCAATACCTTTATAAATAAGCCATTCAATCTCGCTGTAAAGAATAAACTGGCGTTTGAGGCAATTTACAAGGCATATATAACCGAACCGGCATAA
- a CDS encoding DUF3098 domain-containing protein, with protein sequence MAQKFKPAGPVKTTAATSPAATGAAKATAPAQPVQFIFDKSNYRMLIISVAVVAFGFVLMSGTTDIYSTTKIVIAPIVVLGGFALGFFAILKKPSVN encoded by the coding sequence ATGGCACAAAAATTTAAACCAGCCGGCCCTGTAAAAACAACTGCTGCAACATCGCCGGCAGCTACTGGTGCTGCAAAAGCTACTGCGCCTGCGCAGCCGGTACAATTTATATTTGATAAAAGTAATTACCGTATGCTGATCATCAGTGTGGCGGTTGTGGCTTTCGGCTTTGTGCTGATGTCGGGTACAACTGATATTTACAGCACCACTAAAATTGTCATTGCCCCAATAGTAGTTTTGGGCGGCTTTGCTTTAGGCTTCTTTGCTATTCTTAAAAAGCCTTCGGTTAATTAA
- a CDS encoding efflux RND transporter periplasmic adaptor subunit, with protein MGKTTKYILIGLGALIVLLIIAKATGLIGKPALTQVATEKAETREINETVSASGKIKPHVEVKISPEVSGEVVELPIKEGDVVKKGQLLCKIRPDILKSGYDRAIASYNTQKASVGNSSQMLKQAEATYANQAGIYKRSKELYDKKVLTVSEFENAKAAYEGAKASLEAAKQNVVGSQYGLAQSQASVKEAQDNLAKTTIYSPVDGVVSKLSVEKGERVLGTQQFAGTEIMTISDLSKMDVNVDVNENDINRISLGDSSKIEVDAFLGKKFTGVVTEIGSSANVVGTSADQVTNFTVKVRINAESYVALLKKTADNPSPFRPGLTATVDISTNSAKALSVPIQSVTTREEKKENNGPPKADDDKSKPQISPVAKEYVFVLNAGKLKQVQVITGIQNDSYIQVLSGLKGGEEVVSAPYSAISKTLSDGQMVEKVDKSKLFNADNTK; from the coding sequence ATGGGAAAAACTACTAAATATATTCTGATAGGTCTTGGTGCACTGATTGTCCTGCTGATCATTGCTAAAGCAACGGGCTTGATAGGCAAGCCTGCGCTAACCCAGGTAGCTACCGAAAAGGCCGAAACACGTGAGATAAATGAAACCGTATCGGCCAGCGGAAAGATCAAACCGCATGTTGAGGTTAAGATAAGCCCCGAAGTATCGGGTGAGGTGGTTGAGCTGCCAATTAAAGAGGGCGATGTGGTTAAAAAAGGCCAGTTGCTTTGTAAAATCAGGCCCGACATTTTAAAATCGGGGTATGACCGTGCTATCGCATCATATAATACTCAAAAAGCAAGCGTCGGTAACTCAAGCCAAATGCTTAAACAAGCCGAAGCTACTTATGCTAACCAGGCCGGTATTTACAAACGCAGTAAAGAACTTTATGATAAAAAGGTGTTAACCGTTTCGGAATTTGAAAATGCCAAAGCTGCATATGAAGGCGCTAAAGCGTCGCTTGAAGCTGCCAAACAAAATGTGGTAGGCTCACAATACGGGTTGGCACAATCACAAGCATCGGTTAAGGAAGCACAGGATAACCTGGCGAAAACTACCATTTACTCACCTGTGGATGGTGTGGTTTCAAAGCTTTCTGTTGAAAAAGGTGAGCGCGTTTTGGGTACCCAGCAATTTGCCGGTACCGAGATCATGACCATATCTGATCTGAGCAAAATGGATGTGAATGTTGATGTGAATGAAAACGACATCAACCGCATTTCCCTCGGTGATTCATCAAAAATTGAGGTAGATGCATTTTTAGGCAAGAAATTTACCGGTGTGGTAACTGAAATAGGCAGCTCGGCAAACGTGGTAGGTACCTCTGCCGACCAGGTAACCAACTTTACCGTGAAGGTGCGGATCAATGCCGAATCATATGTTGCCCTGTTAAAGAAAACGGCCGATAACCCATCGCCGTTCCGCCCGGGGTTAACTGCTACTGTTGATATCAGCACCAACTCGGCTAAAGCCTTGTCGGTACCAATTCAGTCAGTAACCACACGCGAGGAAAAGAAAGAAAATAACGGTCCGCCGAAAGCTGATGATGATAAAAGCAAACCGCAGATCAGCCCGGTAGCTAAGGAATATGTATTTGTACTCAATGCCGGAAAATTAAAACAGGTACAGGTAATAACCGGCATCCAGAATGACAGTTACATCCAGGTATTATCCGGCCTTAAAGGAGGCGAAGAAGTTGTATCAGCTCCATATTCGGCTATTTCAAAAACACTTAGCGATGGACAGATGGTTGAAAAAGTGGATAAATCTAAACTGTTTAATGCTGATAATACTAAGTAA
- a CDS encoding type II toxin-antitoxin system VapC family toxin, with protein sequence MGITYLWDSNTAIYFLQKQFPPITEKFIEELLTESLPTISAITEIELLCWKTTSDADLQLLADFINDVTIFELEKAVKLKTAEIRKANRIKLPDAIIAATALVHELTLVTRNVKDFDQIRGLKVINPWA encoded by the coding sequence ATGGGAATAACTTATCTTTGGGATAGCAATACAGCAATCTATTTCCTACAAAAACAATTTCCTCCTATAACAGAAAAGTTTATTGAAGAATTATTAACAGAAAGTCTTCCAACAATATCGGCAATTACCGAGATTGAATTACTTTGCTGGAAAACAACTTCTGATGCTGATCTTCAACTGCTGGCTGATTTTATTAACGACGTAACTATCTTCGAACTCGAAAAAGCAGTAAAGCTTAAGACTGCAGAAATCCGTAAAGCAAATCGCATAAAACTTCCTGATGCAATAATTGCTGCCACAGCATTAGTTCATGAACTTACACTTGTAACAAGGAATGTCAAGGATTTTGATCAAATCAGAGGATTAAAAGTCATTAATCCGTGGGCCTGA